One Lentibacillus cibarius DNA window includes the following coding sequences:
- a CDS encoding IS3 family transposase: protein MKRKRYTPEFKSQIVLEILKEEKAMSQIASEHGIHVNQLHKWKTQFLQEMPQVFEKQNKDLEKMKADYEEKLESLYSEVGKLTTQLSWIKKNLASTTTRRERMEMVDWDDPELPISWQADLLGINRSSLYYKHVQPSPEEVAIKHQIDEIYTKHPFFGSRKINEILKNKGVNINRKRVQRHMREMGIQAIYPGPNLSKRNLQHRIYPYLLKGVTITRPNQVWSIDITYIRLYNSWMYLTAIIDWYSRYIISWELDQTLAIDFVLDAVQRAFTVGIPEIFNSDQGSHFTSPKYISLLKEHPSIQISMDSRGRALDNIMIERFWRSLKYEEVYLKDYGSPRAARSNIRDYMNLYNHERPHQSLDYQTPASIYFR, encoded by the coding sequence ATGAAACGCAAAAGATATACACCAGAATTCAAATCACAAATCGTGTTGGAAATCTTGAAGGAAGAAAAGGCAATGAGTCAGATTGCTTCGGAACATGGGATTCATGTGAACCAGCTTCATAAATGGAAAACGCAGTTCCTGCAAGAAATGCCACAGGTCTTTGAGAAACAAAACAAAGACTTGGAAAAAATGAAAGCTGACTATGAAGAAAAGCTGGAAAGCCTCTATTCGGAGGTTGGTAAGTTAACCACGCAATTGTCGTGGATCAAAAAAAATCTGGCATCTACAACGACTAGACGGGAACGCATGGAAATGGTGGACTGGGATGATCCTGAACTGCCCATCTCTTGGCAGGCCGACCTGCTTGGGATCAATCGTTCCAGCCTTTACTACAAGCATGTTCAGCCGTCACCGGAAGAGGTTGCCATTAAACATCAGATTGATGAGATTTATACCAAACACCCGTTTTTTGGCTCACGCAAGATTAATGAAATACTAAAGAATAAAGGAGTGAATATCAACCGTAAAAGAGTGCAACGTCACATGCGTGAAATGGGTATACAAGCCATTTATCCGGGTCCTAATTTGAGTAAACGCAATCTGCAGCACCGTATTTATCCATATCTGTTGAAAGGAGTGACGATTACCCGTCCCAATCAAGTGTGGAGCATTGACATAACATACATTCGCCTGTATAACAGCTGGATGTATCTAACGGCCATTATCGATTGGTATTCTCGCTACATTATCAGCTGGGAATTAGATCAGACGCTGGCAATTGACTTTGTCCTGGATGCCGTACAACGTGCATTCACGGTTGGTATACCAGAAATATTTAACAGTGACCAAGGCAGTCATTTCACCAGCCCAAAATATATTAGTCTTTTAAAGGAGCATCCATCCATACAGATCAGCATGGACTCAAGAGGCCGGGCATTGGATAATATCATGATCGAACGCTTTTGGAGAAGCCTTAAGTACGAAGAAGTCTATTTAAAAGACTATGGCTCCCCAAGAGCAGCCAGAAGCAATATAAGAGACTACATGAACCTTTATAATCATGAACGGCCTCATCAATCATTAGATTATCAAACACCAGCATCTATTTATTTCAGATAG
- a CDS encoding IS3 family transposase, whose product MQRYILSKKNQITVISAVLIALGFLVRFGLDNMMLFNGALIIASILGISPIAIQAYQALKVKVVSIDVLVTIAVVGAVIIQNYEESAIVTFLFLFGAYLEQRSLNQTRSAIKELTDMAPETAMKQMGDDEFAEVDVFDVDEGDTLLVRTGSSVPVDGTVLTGEGHVNEASVTGESVPVGKKEGEDVFAGTILENGTVQVQADRVGEDTTFGRIIELVEEAQDSKSEAERFIDRFSKYYTPAILGIAIIIWILTQNTEMAITALVLGCPGALVIGVPVSNVSGIGNGARNDVLLKGSEVINDFSKVDSIVFDKTGTLTVGNPEVAEKQFYGENTDEVLSYLASVERESDHPLAQAVLDNIGKTSLYPVEATEVVKGEGVIATVEGHRIAVGNAALMRREIVTLSEEAQADIKQYEKNGNSLVLTAVDGELKILMGIRDQIRPGVKQELQNLKNLGAKNLIVLSGDNQGTVDLIANEIGLTEAHGHMLPEDKSNYIKKLQADGQIVAFVGDGINDSPSLALSDIGIAMGSGTDVAIETSDVVLMQSDFNHLAHALGLSKAISRNMKQNITIAIGVVVVLFSGLFFSNWMNMSIGMLAHEGSILVVILNGIRLLRYRLKNQQTEPSTSYGQTKTSLQTSQENKYNLQHRVYPYLLKGLVIDHPNQVWSIDITYIRLHRNWMYLTAVIDWYSRCIISWELDQTLAMDFVLKAVQRAFTVGGIPEIFNSDQGSHFTSSSYISLLQEHPSISISMDSKGRALDNIRIERFWRSLKYEEVYLKDYNTPREARNNIRAYMELYNHERPHQSLNYQTPGSVYFQ is encoded by the coding sequence ATGCAAAGGTATATTTTAAGTAAGAAGAATCAGATTACCGTCATCAGCGCTGTTTTAATTGCACTTGGTTTCTTGGTTCGATTTGGTTTAGACAATATGATGTTATTTAACGGGGCGTTGATCATTGCTTCGATTCTCGGAATTTCTCCGATAGCCATCCAGGCGTACCAGGCTTTAAAAGTAAAAGTCGTCAGTATTGATGTACTGGTTACAATCGCTGTCGTTGGCGCTGTCATCATTCAAAACTATGAAGAATCCGCCATTGTCACGTTCCTGTTTTTATTCGGTGCTTATCTGGAACAGCGCAGCCTGAATCAAACACGTTCAGCCATCAAAGAGCTGACAGATATGGCCCCAGAAACAGCCATGAAGCAAATGGGCGATGACGAATTTGCGGAAGTGGACGTGTTTGACGTAGATGAAGGCGACACTTTATTGGTCAGAACCGGTTCAAGTGTTCCTGTAGATGGAACTGTCCTGACCGGTGAAGGGCATGTGAACGAAGCAAGTGTGACTGGAGAATCCGTTCCAGTTGGCAAAAAAGAAGGCGAGGACGTGTTCGCCGGCACCATATTGGAAAATGGAACGGTTCAGGTTCAGGCAGACCGCGTTGGAGAAGACACAACATTTGGCCGGATCATTGAATTGGTTGAAGAAGCACAAGACTCCAAATCAGAAGCTGAACGGTTTATCGACCGTTTCTCCAAATACTATACCCCGGCTATTTTAGGCATCGCCATCATCATTTGGATATTAACACAGAATACTGAAATGGCGATTACAGCGCTTGTTCTCGGCTGTCCTGGCGCATTGGTCATTGGCGTCCCGGTCTCGAATGTTTCCGGCATTGGAAACGGCGCACGTAATGACGTTCTCTTGAAGGGAAGTGAGGTCATCAACGACTTCAGCAAAGTAGATTCCATCGTTTTTGATAAAACCGGAACATTAACTGTTGGAAATCCTGAAGTCGCCGAAAAACAATTCTACGGAGAAAATACCGATGAGGTTCTCAGCTATTTGGCAAGTGTCGAGCGTGAATCAGACCATCCCCTGGCACAAGCGGTCCTTGACAACATTGGGAAAACATCGCTTTATCCAGTCGAAGCAACCGAAGTCGTCAAGGGTGAAGGCGTGATTGCAACCGTAGAAGGCCATCGTATTGCAGTCGGAAACGCAGCTTTGATGAGAAGAGAAATTGTCACTTTGAGTGAAGAAGCTCAAGCAGACATCAAACAATATGAGAAGAATGGCAATTCGCTTGTTCTGACAGCAGTTGATGGTGAATTAAAAATCCTGATGGGTATCCGGGATCAAATTCGGCCGGGCGTCAAACAAGAACTGCAAAACTTGAAAAATCTCGGCGCTAAGAACCTGATTGTCCTATCAGGGGATAACCAGGGAACAGTAGATTTAATTGCCAATGAAATCGGACTAACCGAAGCACATGGGCATATGCTGCCTGAGGATAAATCAAATTATATCAAAAAACTACAGGCAGACGGTCAAATCGTTGCGTTTGTCGGTGATGGCATCAATGACAGTCCTTCGCTGGCACTGTCAGATATCGGCATTGCCATGGGAAGTGGAACAGACGTTGCGATCGAGACATCGGATGTCGTCTTGATGCAATCAGATTTCAATCATCTCGCCCATGCCCTCGGTCTGAGCAAAGCCATTTCCAGAAACATGAAGCAAAACATTACCATTGCCATCGGGGTTGTCGTCGTCTTGTTCTCCGGCCTTTTCTTCAGTAACTGGATGAACATGTCCATCGGCATGCTGGCACACGAAGGCAGTATTCTAGTCGTCATCTTAAACGGCATACGTCTGCTTCGTTATCGCTTAAAAAATCAACAAACAGAACCGAGCACTTCATATGGACAAACAAAAACGTCATTACAAACGTCTCAAGAAAATAAATATAATCTGCAGCACCGGGTTTACCCCTACCTGTTGAAAGGTTTGGTGATTGATCATCCCAATCAGGTTTGGAGTATTGATATTACCTATATTCGCCTGCATCGAAACTGGATGTATTTAACCGCTGTCATCGATTGGTACTCCCGATGCATTATCAGTTGGGAATTGGATCAGACACTAGCAATGGACTTTGTTCTGAAAGCTGTCCAGCGCGCCTTCACAGTTGGCGGAATACCTGAAATTTTCAATAGTGACCAGGGCAGCCATTTCACTAGTTCCAGCTATATCAGCCTGTTGCAGGAACATCCATCCATAAGCATCAGTATGGACTCCAAAGGACGTGCCCTGGACAACATTAGAATTGAACGTTTTTGGCGCAGTCTCAAATATGAAGAGGTTTATTTAAAAGACTATAACACGCCAAGAGAAGCACGCAACAATATACGGGCGTATATGGAACTCTATAACCATGAGCGTCCTCATCAGTCATTAAACTATCAAACACCTGGATCCGTTTATTTTCAGTAG